Proteins from one Nakamurella multipartita DSM 44233 genomic window:
- a CDS encoding CaiB/BaiF CoA transferase family protein produces MAGPLAGLRVVELGGIGPVPHAGMVLADLGADVVRIQRPGGGLDTGPPDRDVLLRGCRLRSADLSTPAGVADVLAEIAAADVLVEGFRPGVAERLGVGPEVCLARRPELIYCRLTGWGQDGPWAGRVGHDINYLALTGTLDALGAAGGPPQLPANLVADFGGGSMLAVVGILAALYERARSGRGQVIDAAMVDGVELLSQLMWSMRGQGWWPGERGTNLLDGGAPFYAVYPCADGRYVAVGALEPPFYAALLAGLGLADADLPAQLDQSGWPGLRRAIGQAFASAPRAHWLGVFDGTDACVTPVLTAAEAARHPHLLARGTLVEVDGIVQAAPAPRFSRTPADPVHPPASDTSRPALGDTHPAPPSRRADQLGAKPDQSDPVSPS; encoded by the coding sequence ATGGCCGGGCCGCTGGCCGGCCTGCGGGTCGTCGAACTCGGCGGAATCGGGCCCGTCCCGCACGCCGGGATGGTGCTGGCCGACCTCGGCGCCGACGTCGTGCGGATCCAACGGCCCGGCGGCGGGCTGGACACCGGACCGCCGGACCGCGATGTGCTGCTGCGCGGTTGCCGGCTGCGGTCGGCCGATCTGAGCACGCCCGCCGGGGTCGCCGATGTGCTGGCCGAGATCGCCGCCGCCGACGTGCTGGTGGAGGGTTTCCGGCCCGGAGTGGCCGAACGGCTGGGCGTCGGGCCGGAGGTCTGCCTGGCCCGCCGGCCGGAGCTGATCTATTGCCGGCTCACCGGCTGGGGCCAGGACGGGCCGTGGGCCGGCCGGGTCGGCCACGACATCAACTACCTGGCCCTGACCGGCACCCTGGACGCCCTGGGCGCGGCCGGCGGGCCCCCGCAGCTGCCGGCCAACCTGGTCGCCGACTTCGGCGGCGGGTCGATGCTGGCCGTCGTCGGCATCCTGGCCGCGCTGTACGAGCGAGCCCGATCCGGCCGCGGGCAGGTGATCGACGCGGCCATGGTCGACGGGGTGGAGCTGCTGTCCCAGCTGATGTGGTCGATGCGCGGCCAAGGGTGGTGGCCGGGCGAGCGCGGCACCAACCTGCTCGACGGCGGCGCTCCGTTCTACGCCGTCTACCCGTGCGCGGACGGGCGGTACGTGGCCGTCGGCGCGCTGGAGCCGCCGTTCTACGCCGCCCTGCTGGCCGGCTTGGGCCTGGCCGACGCGGACCTGCCGGCCCAGCTCGATCAGTCGGGCTGGCCGGGGCTGCGCCGGGCCATCGGGCAGGCGTTCGCGTCCGCCCCGCGGGCCCACTGGCTCGGCGTGTTCGACGGCACCGACGCCTGCGTCACGCCGGTGCTGACCGCCGCCGAAGCGGCCCGGCACCCGCACCTGCTCGCCCGCGGCACCCTGGTCGAGGTCGACGGGATCGTCCAGGCCGCCCCGGCGCCCCGGTTCTCCCGGACCCCCGCCGACCCGGTCCACCCGCCCGCATCCGACACCTCGCGCCCGGCGCTCGGCGACACCCACCCGGCGCCACCCAGCCGGCGGGCTGACCAACTCGGCGCGAAACCGGACCAATCGGACCCGGTTTCGCCGAGTTGA
- a CDS encoding isochorismate synthase: MTASPTTRLVASSVTARLDRTEGTTDGPAGLIGLLPAPTGSICFVRGDRGFVGWGVHARFTATGPDAAARIQEWFAQVQAGLTVTDPIAEAGTGPLAFVSLGFDDTDVAVAVVPQVVVGRTAHGTFVTRIGPAGESAPDAGLPVPAPIRGPGRIRYTDDGSVAGFTQAVTAATDRIRRGELDKVVLAHDLVATAARTVDERLLLARLAADYPGCWTFDVQGLVGASPELLIRRQGRHIASRVLAGTAWPGHADAAVAAELMRSPKDVAEHAYAVRSVSEVLAPACDHLDVPDRPTPLELANLTHLSTDITGRLGEIAPTALELAARLHPTAAVGGSPTPVARQVIRELEPMNRGRYAAPVGWIDGRGDGEFAIALRCAQVDGRTVRLLAGCGIVADSDPETEAREAQIKMVPIRHALESTR, encoded by the coding sequence GTGACTGCCTCGCCGACGACCCGCCTCGTGGCCTCGTCGGTGACCGCACGGCTGGATCGCACCGAGGGAACCACCGACGGACCGGCCGGGCTGATCGGTCTGCTGCCCGCGCCGACCGGCTCGATCTGCTTCGTCCGCGGCGACCGGGGCTTCGTCGGCTGGGGCGTGCACGCCCGCTTCACCGCGACCGGCCCGGACGCCGCCGCCCGGATCCAGGAGTGGTTCGCGCAGGTGCAGGCCGGCCTGACCGTGACCGACCCGATCGCCGAGGCCGGCACCGGCCCGTTGGCCTTCGTCTCCCTCGGGTTCGACGACACCGATGTGGCGGTCGCCGTGGTGCCCCAGGTGGTGGTCGGCCGGACCGCGCACGGCACGTTCGTCACCCGGATCGGGCCGGCCGGGGAATCGGCGCCGGACGCGGGGTTGCCCGTGCCCGCCCCGATCCGCGGGCCCGGCCGGATCCGCTACACCGACGACGGGTCGGTGGCCGGGTTCACCCAGGCCGTCACCGCGGCGACCGACCGGATCCGGCGCGGCGAGCTGGACAAGGTGGTGTTGGCCCACGACCTGGTCGCCACTGCCGCGCGGACCGTGGACGAGCGGCTGTTGCTGGCCCGGCTGGCCGCCGACTACCCCGGATGCTGGACGTTCGACGTGCAGGGCCTGGTCGGGGCGAGCCCGGAACTGTTGATCCGCCGGCAGGGCCGGCACATCGCCTCCCGGGTGCTGGCCGGCACGGCCTGGCCCGGGCACGCCGACGCCGCGGTCGCCGCCGAGCTGATGCGCAGCCCGAAGGACGTGGCCGAGCACGCGTACGCGGTGCGCTCGGTCAGCGAGGTGCTGGCCCCGGCCTGCGACCACCTGGACGTGCCCGACCGGCCCACCCCGCTGGAACTGGCCAACCTGACCCACCTGTCGACCGACATCACCGGCCGGCTCGGCGAGATCGCGCCGACCGCGCTGGAACTGGCCGCCCGGCTGCATCCGACCGCGGCCGTCGGCGGCAGCCCGACCCCGGTGGCCCGGCAGGTCATCCGCGAACTGGAACCGATGAACCGCGGCCGTTATGCGGCGCCGGTCGGCTGGATCGACGGCCGCGGCGACGGCGAGTTCGCCATCGCCCTGCGCTGCGCCCAGGTCGACGGGCGCACCGTCCGGTTGCTGGCCGGCTGCGGCATCGTCGCCGACTCCGATCCGGAGACCGAGGCCCGGGAGGCGCAGATCAAGATGGTGCCGATCCGGCACGCGTTGGAGTCGACGCGCTGA
- a CDS encoding DUF3592 domain-containing protein, with product MSARPAAAAQLDPASAPAVGRRRRLWRWAARVIVLIVAAITIMMVALAIGMRLNDRAIEDHLATATATVLSVSPLRTGIEFVDASGATVRPDGGVLYPGLLTVGLQFVVEYSSVDPQVARVAGRTASVGTIMIAGTLAVTYLLAGPAIWWCRRRSRLPLWGSRRGPGHTAPPPS from the coding sequence ATGTCGGCCCGCCCGGCCGCGGCCGCCCAGCTCGATCCCGCGAGCGCCCCCGCCGTGGGGCGCCGTCGCCGGCTGTGGCGGTGGGCCGCCCGGGTGATCGTGCTGATCGTGGCCGCGATCACGATCATGATGGTGGCCCTGGCCATCGGCATGCGGCTCAACGACCGGGCCATCGAGGACCATCTGGCCACCGCCACCGCCACCGTGCTCTCGGTGTCGCCGCTGCGCACCGGGATCGAGTTCGTGGACGCCTCCGGCGCGACCGTGCGGCCCGACGGCGGGGTGCTCTACCCGGGTCTGCTGACCGTCGGCCTGCAGTTCGTCGTCGAGTACTCCAGCGTGGACCCGCAGGTCGCTCGGGTGGCCGGGCGCACCGCCTCGGTGGGCACGATCATGATCGCCGGCACCCTGGCGGTGACCTATTTGCTGGCCGGGCCGGCCATCTGGTGGTGCCGGCGGCGGTCCCGGCTGCCGCTGTGGGGGAGCCGTCGTGGCCCGGGACACACCGCGCCGCCGCCGTCCTGA
- a CDS encoding demethylmenaquinone methyltransferase: MNRADLDKEPRQVAAMFDEVAPRYDRTNTILSMGNDRRWRRHAVRALQLVPGQRVLDVAAGTAVSTKALAATGAWAVATDFSVGMLAAARTGTTLPRVAGDAMRLPFADESFDAVTISFGLRNVADPAAALREFARVVRPGGQLLVCEFSRPRPTPIRWGYGWYLRTVLPMLARRVSSNPEAYTYLQETIDAWPDQPSLARMIARSGWTEVVWKNMTFGVVALHHAVRRPTES; this comes from the coding sequence ATGAACCGCGCCGATCTGGACAAGGAGCCGCGCCAGGTCGCCGCCATGTTCGACGAGGTCGCGCCTCGCTACGACCGCACCAACACCATCCTGTCGATGGGCAACGACCGCCGCTGGCGGCGGCATGCGGTCCGGGCGCTGCAACTGGTGCCCGGTCAGCGGGTGCTCGACGTGGCCGCCGGCACGGCCGTGTCGACCAAGGCGCTGGCCGCGACCGGGGCCTGGGCCGTGGCCACCGACTTCTCGGTCGGCATGCTGGCCGCCGCCCGGACCGGGACAACGTTGCCCCGGGTGGCCGGCGATGCGATGCGGCTGCCCTTCGCCGACGAAAGCTTCGACGCGGTCACGATCTCGTTCGGCCTGCGCAACGTGGCCGATCCGGCCGCCGCCCTGCGCGAGTTCGCCCGGGTGGTCCGGCCCGGCGGTCAGCTGCTGGTCTGCGAGTTCTCCCGGCCCCGGCCGACGCCGATCCGTTGGGGCTACGGCTGGTACCTGCGCACGGTGCTACCGATGCTGGCCCGGCGGGTCTCGTCGAACCCGGAGGCCTACACCTACCTGCAGGAGACCATCGACGCCTGGCCGGACCAGCCCAGCCTGGCCCGGATGATCGCGCGATCCGGGTGGACCGAGGTGGTGTGGAAGAACATGACCTTCGGCGTGGTCGCCCTGCACCACGCCGTCCGCCGGCCGACCGAGTCCTGA